The following nucleotide sequence is from Heliomicrobium gestii.
CAAAGGCCAGAGAGAGCTGCCGCGGGCCCAGTTGAAGACCGATTCCAGGCTGGTCATGATGATGTTTTTCTTGATCAGTTCATCGACTTGCCCATCATTGAGGGTATCGATGTTTTTGTCTATTTCCATTCCAAAGCTCCTTCCTTCCAGGCATACCAGAAACCGACGACGAGAATGGTGATGAAGATAAACATCTCCACAATCGCGAAGGCGCCCAGTTGCTGGAATTTAACGGCCCAGGGATAGAGGAATACGGTCTCTACGTCAAAGGCCACGAAGACCAAGGCATAGAGAAAATAGTTGGACTTGAACTGGATCCACGTTTCGCCGATGGTTTCCATACCGCACTCATAGGGATCCCCCTTCATGGGGCTGTTACTGCGGGGCTGGAGCAACCGGGAGACGGCAAAGGCGAGGAAGGGAATGATCAAACCAGCGGCCAGGAACAAACTGATGCCCAAGTATTCCTTCAACAATCTTGTTCCCTCCTTCCCTTGGGATTTCTATGGATAAAGGGTCACCCAAAGAAGCGGATTCCCAAAACGATTATATTCTGCATTTTGGGACAAATCCCTTCCATTTCAGAGAAAATGGCAAAAATCAATGCACCTTTAACATAGCATTGACGTTCCCTGTACATATTAATGCAAAAAGCCGATCCTGTCCATGTATACATCGAGGAAACCGATCTTTGGCATGATTAAGAATCTTCTCACGGAACCCTGTTGGCCCTACCCCTTGGCCATGCCTTTGTCCAATCGATAGACGAAAGCCAGCACTTCCGCCACCATTCGATACAATTCGGGAGGGACCTCTGCGCCAAGGTCCAGCTTCGACAACAGTTGGATCAGGGTGGGGTCCTCGTAAACGGGGATCTCCTTCTCACGGGCGATCTCCAGGATCCTGCGGGCGAGATGCCCCTTGCCGGTGGCAATCACCTTCGGCGCCACATCCTCGGAAGGATCGAAACGCAGGGCCACCGCCGCCTCCTCTGCTTTCACAGGCTTCTTTGCCGACCCATCCATCGATGACCCTCCCCGCTCAGATGCGAATGTTCAGACGCCCCGGCTCACGGACCTGATTCCCATCGTTCGGCGCCGGACGCAAGTCAACGGGCGCCCCGACCCGCCAGTTTGCGCCGCCAAGATGAAATCCCTGTTCAGCCATCGCTTGCTGCAAGTCCGGCCAAGCCGACTTTCCCGCTTCCATCACAGCAGGTTCGGCCACAGTCACCCTGCTCTGGACCTCCTTGCGCAACACAGCCAGTTCAATCGTGACAAATCCGAGGTTCTCTGTATCCAGGACAAGGGCCATCCGAACATTCTCCGGATCGAGGGTGCGGTTTTTTCCGTCCTTATAAACACGGAGTTGACCGTTCCCTTCCTTGCCCCCAGCCAAGCGGTAGGGGATGGAGAAGGACAGGTAATCATTGGCCCCCTGGGTTCCCTTGTCCAGACCCTGCAACACCTGGTGCCCGGCCAACCGTTCCTCAATCGCCCCGCCTCGCGCCAGCAGATCTGCCGAGTCGGCAATATCGGCGCCCCGGTTCGTGAAAAAAGACTCCACCTCCCGAATCGCTCGAGAAATCTGCTGGGTCAGCGAAGCGCCCCGGTCTTTCGCCGTCCCCTCCGTTGTTCCCTGGGCGGCTCCCTCCTCTGGCGCCTTGACGGTCGCCTTTTTCTCTGTCGTCGCTTTGTCCGTAACCGGTTTTTCTATCGCAGGTCGCTCTGCGGCAGCCTTCTCCGTCGTCATCCTGTCGATGGGGAACCGTTCCAGCGCTGATTTGACAGACCGCTCCTTTGAGCCGGCTTCCGTCATCTCCTCAGCGCCGTTGAGGACCCTTCCTTTGACGTTTCCGCCTTCATCGCCGGACTCTTCAGACGCGGCTGCGCCTTCCTTTCCTGTGGACAGGTCAGAGACAAACAGGCGCACCGGTTTTTCCTGCCCCTTGCCGACGCTGTCAAGGGGCTCACCGGATGGGGACATCGCAGCCGCATTCGTTGTTTCCGTCGACGGGAGGGCTTTCGCCGCGCCAGAAAGGGAATCCCCTCGACCGTCCCGACCGCTTGCCGGCAGTTGACTTTCTAACAGCCGTGCCAGCTTTTGCGCAAGCGCCTCTGCCGGATCATCCGATTCCGGCAGCGCCTGGGCCAGTTCCGCCTCCAACTGAAGCAACGCATCTGGGACGGCTCCCCCTTGGACCTGCATCGCCTTTTTCGCGTCATGAATCCATTCCTGCAACCCTTGCAGGGGCGTGCCGGCAAAGGCCGATTGCACCATGCGCAGCGTTTCGGCATTCATGGGTGTTCCTGTCTTCAGGGCAAAGGCTGCCGTTTGGGCTGCTTGTTCGTCGACCTTGCCGAGCAACGCCATGCCACGGGCCGCCTGCTGGAAGTTTTCCCGCGTCAAACCCAGCATAGAGGCTGTCAGGGATTTCAGGATCATCCGGTTCTGGGGTGTATCGTCGATCCCGGCCTGTTTCAACAGGTTTGCTGCCCGATCGGCAGCGGCGTCACGGCTTTCCGGCGGCAGCAATCGAGCTTTTACCTGCCCCTCATCATGGCCTTGCACCTCCAACCGGATCTCCTCGCCGGGAGAAAGCGGGAAAGGTGACTGAAGGGTGAGCTTCTTGCCCTCCACATTCACCGCATAAGTGTCCTTGAGCAGCATCTCCAGCACCAGCCCATTGACGATCGAACCAACCTTCCAGTTAGCTCCCTCTGTCCTGTTGCGCTGTTCCATGCCAGAGAGCAACGCCCGTAACAGCACCTGGCTGATATCCATCGGTCAGCCCCCCTTTGGCTCGTTGAGGTGCACAAAGGTGACCCGGTGCAACGGACAGACGCCCCGCTCCAGGATGGCCGAACGGTGAGCCCGCGTGCCATAGCCTTTGTGCTGCTCAAAGCCATAGCCGGGAAACAGCGGTGCATAGCGCTCCATCAGCCCATCGCGAACCACCTTGGCGACGATCGAAGCGGCGGCGACCGGCGCAGCCAAGGCATCGCCGTCGACCAAAGCCTCCTGAATGCCTTCATATCGGGGAAGTTTTTGATTCCCGTCCACGATCAGGTAGTCGGGACGCAGACCCAACCGCTCGATCGCCAACGCCATCGCCCGAAAAGTTGACGGCACGATGCCGATCCGGTCGATCACCCGTGACGATATGATGCCTACCCCCCAGGCGAGTGACCGGCCTTTGATCACCTCTGCCAGCATTTCCCTCCGGGCAGGCGTCAATTTTTTGGAATCGTTCAATCCTTCGATGATACAGCCTGGCGGCAGGATCACCGCCGCAGCCGCCACAGGTCCGGCCAATGGCCCCCGCCCCGCCTCATCGACACCGGCAATGACCTGAAAACCTTTCCCGTGCAGCAGCGATTCTCGCTCCATCCATAATTCCTTCAATAAAAGACTGCTCTTTGACACGATCCATCCTCCGCTCTTCTGCGAATCTGGGTGGAAAGAGACGCCATGGTCCCCTGCGAATCCCGCCTATATGTACCTTCCCTGCCAGACACACTACCTGTGACATCGGCTAAGGAACGGAGGGGCATCCCTTGAAGAGAGGTATTCGCAGATTCGCCCTGTTTCTCCTGTTTGGCCTCATGGCATATCTGTGGCTGCAACCGCTGCCCCTGGAACCGGATGAACAAACGCCGGCCCATTTCGGCACCTCCCCCAACAGCGCCGCAGGAAAATACGGCTGGGGTTTCGTTCGTTCCGAAAACGAAGTCCCCCCCTATGTGCCGGAGTGGCAAAAGGCATTGTTGAAAGAATACGGCGCCGCCTATCTGGGCGACAACAGCCGCAAATCGGTGGCGATCACCTTTGATATGGGCTATGAACTGGAAGGGGCCACCCCGCGCATCCTTGAAACCCTGGCCGCCTATAACGCCAAAGCGACTTTTTTCTTGGCCGGCCACTGGGTGAAGACACAGCCCGATCTGCTCCGGCGCATGGTCGCCGAGGGCCATACGGTGGCCAACCACACCTGGAATCACCCCAGCCTGCCGGAGATCTCCACGGAAAAACTCACCGAAGAGATTCTCTCTTTACATCGTGGCATCCAGCAGGCCTCGGGAACGGATTACCAGGCCAAATACCTGCGGCCCCCCAAAGGGGAATTCAGCCGCAAATCGCTGGAATCGACAAAAAACCTCGGTTACCGGACAATCTTCTGGAGCATCTCCTCCGTCGACTGGCTGCCCTCGTCGCGTCCTCAACAAGTCTATCAAGATGTGGTCAATCAACTCCACCCAGGCGCAATCATCCTGCTCCACGGCAATTCGAAAGCTGTTGTGGAAGCGCTGGAGGGCATCCTGAAGAACATTCAGGAACGAGGCTATGCGGTGGAAACGCTCGACCAACTCCTCCCGCCGCTGCCCGAAGCGACGATAGGCGAAAAGGGATAAACCCAGGGAAAGGAAATCGATGATAAAAAAAAGCGCCCTTCGCGTGAAAGGGCGCCTATTTCTGTTCTTCCGGCTTGTCCAGGGTGTATCGACCTAACTTGCCGGAGCGAAAATCGCCGAGCAATTGAATGGCCGCTTTTTCGCGATCGAGGACCCCGCCGGCGCCGAGAAAGCCCCGCCGGCGCGCCACCGCGTCCAGCCATTCCGCTTCGGAAACCGCTTCCGGTTGAAAGCCGTACCGCTCCGCCATCGCCTGAGGCGATTCCTCGGCGATAAACTGGAGGATAAACTGGGCCACCTCCTGCACCTGGACGACCAGGTCGCTGACAGCGCCGGTGGCAGACAGCTTGAAGCCGACGAGGGGATCTTCAAACTTCGGCCAGAGGATCCCGGGCGTATCGAGGAGTTCCATCTTTTGACCGATGCGCACCCACTGAGGGCCGCGGGTCACGCCGGGACGATCGGCGGTCACCGTCCTGCGCCGGCCGGCGAGGCGATTGATCAGCGACGATTTGCCCACGTTGGGGATGCCGACCACCATGGCCCGGAAGGCGCGGGGCCGCATCCCCCGTTGCTTCCACCGCTGGAGCAACGGTTCCAGTGTCTGCTCCACCAGCGGCGCGATCGCCCGGACACCTTCTCCGGTGGCCGCATCGATGGACAACGCCGGGATCGCCCTTTCCCGAAAGAAATCGATGAAACGCCGTGTCGC
It contains:
- a CDS encoding NADH-quinone oxidoreductase subunit A translates to MLKEYLGISLFLAAGLIIPFLAFAVSRLLQPRSNSPMKGDPYECGMETIGETWIQFKSNYFLYALVFVAFDVETVFLYPWAVKFQQLGAFAIVEMFIFITILVVGFWYAWKEGALEWK
- the fliK gene encoding flagellar hook-length control protein FliK, encoding MDISQVLLRALLSGMEQRNRTEGANWKVGSIVNGLVLEMLLKDTYAVNVEGKKLTLQSPFPLSPGEEIRLEVQGHDEGQVKARLLPPESRDAAADRAANLLKQAGIDDTPQNRMILKSLTASMLGLTRENFQQAARGMALLGKVDEQAAQTAAFALKTGTPMNAETLRMVQSAFAGTPLQGLQEWIHDAKKAMQVQGGAVPDALLQLEAELAQALPESDDPAEALAQKLARLLESQLPASGRDGRGDSLSGAAKALPSTETTNAAAMSPSGEPLDSVGKGQEKPVRLFVSDLSTGKEGAAASEESGDEGGNVKGRVLNGAEEMTEAGSKERSVKSALERFPIDRMTTEKAAAERPAIEKPVTDKATTEKKATVKAPEEGAAQGTTEGTAKDRGASLTQQISRAIREVESFFTNRGADIADSADLLARGGAIEERLAGHQVLQGLDKGTQGANDYLSFSIPYRLAGGKEGNGQLRVYKDGKNRTLDPENVRMALVLDTENLGFVTIELAVLRKEVQSRVTVAEPAVMEAGKSAWPDLQQAMAEQGFHLGGANWRVGAPVDLRPAPNDGNQVREPGRLNIRI
- a CDS encoding polysaccharide deacetylase family protein; the encoded protein is MKRGIRRFALFLLFGLMAYLWLQPLPLEPDEQTPAHFGTSPNSAAGKYGWGFVRSENEVPPYVPEWQKALLKEYGAAYLGDNSRKSVAITFDMGYELEGATPRILETLAAYNAKATFFLAGHWVKTQPDLLRRMVAEGHTVANHTWNHPSLPEISTEKLTEEILSLHRGIQQASGTDYQAKYLRPPKGEFSRKSLESTKNLGYRTIFWSISSVDWLPSSRPQQVYQDVVNQLHPGAIILLHGNSKAVVEALEGILKNIQERGYAVETLDQLLPPLPEATIGEKG
- a CDS encoding ribonuclease HII; protein product: MSKSSLLLKELWMERESLLHGKGFQVIAGVDEAGRGPLAGPVAAAAVILPPGCIIEGLNDSKKLTPARREMLAEVIKGRSLAWGVGIISSRVIDRIGIVPSTFRAMALAIERLGLRPDYLIVDGNQKLPRYEGIQEALVDGDALAAPVAAASIVAKVVRDGLMERYAPLFPGYGFEQHKGYGTRAHRSAILERGVCPLHRVTFVHLNEPKGG
- the ylqF gene encoding ribosome biogenesis GTPase YlqF, whose translation is MSGIQWYPGHMTRARRQVAEDLAKVDLALELVDARIPFSSRNPDIDRILGEKPRVVLLNKADLADPAATRRFIDFFRERAIPALSIDAATGEGVRAIAPLVEQTLEPLLQRWKQRGMRPRAFRAMVVGIPNVGKSSLINRLAGRRRTVTADRPGVTRGPQWVRIGQKMELLDTPGILWPKFEDPLVGFKLSATGAVSDLVVQVQEVAQFILQFIAEESPQAMAERYGFQPEAVSEAEWLDAVARRRGFLGAGGVLDREKAAIQLLGDFRSGKLGRYTLDKPEEQK
- a CDS encoding EscU/YscU/HrcU family type III secretion system export apparatus switch protein, translated to MDGSAKKPVKAEEAAVALRFDPSEDVAPKVIATGKGHLARRILEIAREKEIPVYEDPTLIQLLSKLDLGAEVPPELYRMVAEVLAFVYRLDKGMAKG